One Nyctibius grandis isolate bNycGra1 chromosome 26, bNycGra1.pri, whole genome shotgun sequence DNA window includes the following coding sequences:
- the LOC137673941 gene encoding LOW QUALITY PROTEIN: von Willebrand factor A domain-containing protein 5A-like (The sequence of the model RefSeq protein was modified relative to this genomic sequence to represent the inferred CDS: deleted 2 bases in 1 codon) → MMRKSGILTKQYLYRGLFQRGIYFFSSYNEVELETVTVNVTIQDFVADVVSELFFRCKQQVSGQTMFIFPVDSDTVVHTFYVTMGDTRIEAMLWEKEEAQQLCKATPGMENLRYLQDQLDLWGPVFVCFLGTLPPNREVAISLCYVQELRMQPDGAAQFCWPQELFPQRKWIDWMISKEEVSKDLQFTICLKSAHGVSHVDINSSYTPLQYTAPDQTSAEVSLKLPPFLRRDLKVLVYYKGSHALSAVVERRDPKAPPGSLLGDPVVMVTLTPNIPEVVPNPGQLGEFLFLMDRSLFQDAQNTLLFLLKSLPLGCYFNIYSFGATFKAFYPQSVEYTQESMDNAVGRISSICPDLGGCDLLGLLRSIYSTPLLHGHPRQLFIFIQRKISSEEEAVMAEVYRYRDHHRCFCFPTNRCESFNLSQAMALETKGECVCIHSRMDMTSEAVKCLQRALQPLASGISLHWNLPPGLEVSMIRKAPEAIFQGHQSSIYAQIHGQAQDLEVGEGAVTLQYHVGSQSFDYTLTFSLSPSADDRLPVHRMAMMHLLWKLAWEGTSRAEDIWRSSVKSSLSLGILSPFTSSVALRTKQRDAWHRDSLLPDSSRLFSPSCNLVPCQLLWLRGFRPVWFQSTKFWMVQKCQFCLETLGRKAPDSEALTQLSASCKEQKPPPEEQVTEEPSAVNMSWDWTISPLSTRLCDFSGLRVVVALQKANGSWALTAALASALGLSKADVEGQKPSEDMQPAAWATVLALVWLHQYKWKVSWSELLEAKACRWLRDQAGKKILLGRVRLWAFPTKSTADTRTHVPLSQCSCTAVYETVNTHCLPFLSCGPHLLFLSVCRGPAG, encoded by the exons ATGATGAGGAAAAGTGGCATCCTGACCAAACAATATCTGTATAGGG GCTTATTCCAGAGGGggatatatttcttttcttcctataaTGAAGTGGAGCTGGAAACTGTGACAGTAAACGTAACCATCCAGGACTTTGTGGCCGATGTGGTGTCTGAGCTGTTTTTCCGCTGTAAGCAGCAAGTCTCTGGGCAGACCATGTTCATCTTTCCTGTGGACTCTGACACTGTTGTACACACCTTCTACGTTACCATGGGGGACACTCGTATTGAAGCAATGCtctgggagaaggaggag GCCCAGCAGCTGTGCAAAGCCACTCCGGGCATGGAGAATTTAAGATACCTGCAGGACCAGTTGGATCTTTGGGGTCCTGTGTTCGTTTGTTTCTTGGGGACCCTGCCTCCGAACAGGGAGGTGGCCATCAGCCTGTGCTATGTCCAGGAGCTGAGAATGCAGCCTGATGGAGCTGCGCAGTTTTGCTGGCCACAGGAGTTGTTCCCCCAGAGAAAATGGATTG ACTGGATGATTTCCAAGGAGGAGGTGTCCAAAGACCTTCAGTTCACTATCTGTCTGAAGTCAGCCCATGGTGTGTCCCATGTAGACATTAACAGCAGCTACACCCCTCTGCAATACACGGCTCCAGATCAGACATCTGCCGAG GTCTCCTTGAAATTGCCACCCTTCCTGCGCCGTGATCTGAAAGTGCTGGTGTATTACAAAGGGTCTCATGCTCTCAGTGCTGTGGTGGAGAGGAGAGATCCCAAAGCCCCACCTG GCTCTCTGCTGGGAGACCCTGTGGTGATGGTGACACTGACACCCAACATTCCTGAGGTGGTGCCCAATCCAGGCCAGCTTGGGGAATTCCTCTTTCTCATGGACCGCAGCCTCTTCCAGGATGCACAG AACACactgctcttcctcctcaagAGTTTGCCTCTCGGCTGTTACTTCAACATCTACAGTTTTGGGGCCACTTTCAAAGCCTTCTATCC GCAGAGTGTGGAATACACGCAGGAAAGCATGGACAATGCAGTGGGACGCATCTCCTCCATCTGCCCTGATCTGGGGGGCTGTGACCTGTTGGGCCTCCTAAGGTCTATCTACAGCACTCCTCTCCTGCATGGGCACCCCCGTCAG CTTTTCATCTTCATCCAAAGGAAGATCTCCAGTGAAGAGGAAGCTGTCATGGCTGAGGTCTACCGTTACCGGGACCACCACCG gtgtttctgttttcctactAACAGATGTGAGAGCTTCAACCTTTCCCAGGCCATGGCCCTGGAGACCAAAGGGGAATGCGTGTGCATCCACTCTAGGATGGACATGACATCCGAG GCAGTGAAATGCCTGCAGCGGGCTCTGCAGCCTCTGGCAAGTGGGATCTCACTCCATTGGAACCTTCCACCTGGCCTGGAGGTGTCAATGATCAGAAAAGCTCCTGAGGCGATCTTCCAGGGACATCAGAGCTCCATCTATGCCCAGATCCATGGGCAAGCACAG GATCTGGAGGTGGGTGAGGGAGCCGTGACCCTTCAGTACCACGTGGGCAGCCAGTCCTTTGATTACACACTCACGTTCTCACTGTCCCCATCAGCAGATGACAG GCTGCCCGTGCACCGCATGGCCATGATGCATCTGCTGTGGAAACTGGCCTGGGAGGGGACAAGCAGGGCAGAGGACATCTGGCGCAGCTCTGTAAAGTCCAGCCTCAGCCTGGGGATCCTGTCCCCCTTCACATCCAGTGTGGCACTACGCACGAAACAGAGGGATGCCTGGCACCGTG ATTCTTTGCTTCCAGACTCCTCCAGGCTGTTCTCTCCCTCTTGCAACCTGGTTCCCTGCCAGCTGCTCTGGTTGCGTGGCTTCAGGCCTGTGTGGTTCCAGTCCACCAAGTTTTGGATGGTCCAGAAGTGCCAGTTCTGCCTTGAGACACTTGGTCGCAAAGCCCCTGACTCTGAGGCACTCACCCAACTTTCAGCATCCTGTAAAG AGCAGAAGCCTCCTCCTGAAGAGCAGGTGACGGAAGAACCGTCAGCAGTCAACATGAGTTGGGACTGGACAATTTCACCACTTTCAACAAGACTATGTGACTTCTCGGGGCTCAGAGTAGTGGTGGCACTCCAGAAAGCAAATGGCTCGTGGGCCCTCACCGCAGCCCTGGCCTCTGCCTTGGGGCTCAGCAAGGCTGATGTTGAGGGACAAAAGCCCAGTGAG GACATGCAGCCAGCTGCCTGGGCCACAGTTTTGGCCTTAGTCTGGTTGCACCAGTATAAATGGAAGGTGTCTTGGTCAGAGCTTCTGGAGGCCAAAGCTTGTAGGTGGCTGCGGGACCAAGCTGGTAAGAAGATTTTGCTGGGAAGAGTCAGGCTCTGGGCCTTTCCCACCAAATCCACAGCTGACACCCGT ACCCATGTCCCTCTTTCCCAGTGCTCCTGCACGGCAGTCTATGAGACTGTCAACACACACTGTCTTCCCTTTCTGAGTTGCGGTCCCCAtctactttttctctctgtttgcaGAGGTCCAGCTGGATGA